The following proteins are co-located in the Aquarana catesbeiana isolate 2022-GZ linkage group LG02, ASM4218655v1, whole genome shotgun sequence genome:
- the LOC141126588 gene encoding uncharacterized protein yields MEAKPITHQKVHTGAKPYQCSECDKTFTSKSNLIQHLRIHTGHNPYQCSECGKVFTQKGNLLTHQKVHTGEKPYPCSECEKAFTIKTNLITHQKRIHTGEKPYQCSECGKAFTMKENLITHQRVHSGEKPFQCSECDKAFTTKPTLIRHQKVHTGYKNYQCSECDKAFTIKSNLITHQRVHTEEKPYQCSECDKAFALKENLITHQRVHTGEKPYPCFECGKAFITKRELIIHQRIHAEVRPYDCSECGKTFATKKGLIIHQWVHAGEKPYRCSECGKAFTTKKERIIHKRVHAAKKRYQCPECDKNFKIKSYLIIHQRVHTGEEPYKCSECDKAFKSKKNLLIHQRIHTGVRPYQCSKCDKAFTQKSNLIAHQRVHTGEKPYQCYKCEKAYTMKSDFIRHERIHNGDKPSHCSECDKAFATNIELIRHQMVHTGEKPFQCSECDKAFAQKSNMVRHRMIHIGEKPLMLGM; encoded by the coding sequence atggAGGCAAAACCTATCACACACCAgaaggttcacactggagcgaagccgtatcaatgttctgaatgtgacaaaactTTTACATCAAAGTCAAATCTTATCCAACACCTGAGGATTCACACCGGCCATAATCCCTACcaatgttctgaatgtggcaaagtttTTACACAGAAGGGAAATCTTCTCACACACCAGAAGGTTCACACCGGAGAGAAGCCATATCCGTGTTCTGAATGTGAAAAAGCTTTTACAATAAAGACAAATCTTATCACACACCAGAAGAGGATTCATACTGgtgagaagccatatcagtgttctgaatgtggcaaagcttttacaatgAAGGAAAATCTTATcacacaccagagggttcactCTGGAGAGAAGCCATTTCAGTGTTCTGAATGCGACAAAGCTTTTACAACAAAGCCAACTCTCATCAGACACCAAAAGGTTCACACAGGCTATAAGAACTACcaatgttctgaatgtgacaaagcttttaccaTAAAGTCAAATCTTATcacacaccagagggttcacactgaggagaagccatatcagtgttctgaatgtgacaaagcttttgcACTGAAAGAAAATCTTATaacacaccagagagttcacactggagagaagccatatccgtgctttgaatgtggcaaagctttcaTAACTAAGAGAGAGCTAATCATACACCAGAGGATTCATGCTGAAGTGAGGCCATATGACTGTTCTGAATGTGGAAAAACTTTTGCAACTAAGAAAGGGCTTATCATACACCAATGGGTTCAtgctggagagaagccatataggtgttctgaatgtggcaaagcttttacaaccaAGAAAGAGCGTATAATACACAAGAGAGTTCATGCTGCAAAGAAACGATATCAGTGTCCTGAATGTgataaaaattttaaaattaaGTCATATCTTATcatacaccagagggttcacactggagaggaGCCATAtaagtgttctgaatgtgacaaagcttttaaatCTAAGAAAAATCTTCTCATACACCAGAGGATCCACACTGGGGTGAGGCCATATCAGTGTTctaaatgtgacaaagcttttacacaGAAGTCAAATCTTATcgcacaccagagggttcacactggagagaagccatatcagtgttatAAGTGTGAAAAAGCTTATACAATGAAGTCAGATTTTATCAGACATGAGAGGATTCACAATGGAGACAAGCCAAGTcattgttctgaatgtgacaaagctttcgCTACCAACATAGAGCTTATCAGACACCAGATGGTTCATACTGGAGAGAAGCCATTtcaatgttctgaatgtgacaaagcttttgcACAGAAGTCAAATATGGTCAGACATCGGATGATTCACATTGGAGAGAAGCCATTAATGCTcggaatgtga